CTATATAGACGAAATAGAGGGGAAAAAGTTACAGCTCAACCTCTATTTCAATAAAAAAAAGACAGCTCAGGCTTGACTTAGTTAAAGCTGTCTCAATAATAAAATGTTTAGTTAATGGTTAAAATATGTTCCCCTCTTTCTACTGGTCCCTCTTTTTCTAAAATTATTTTTTTCTCTCCTAAGTTAGTCACAACTAAAGGTGTTACCATTGAAGGGACTTTATCTTTAATTTTAGCAATATCTACTTCTATTAAGGGATCACCTACCTTCACTTTATCACCGGCTTTCACTAAAGCAGTAAAACCTTCTCCCCCTAAACTTACTGTATCCATCCCGATGTGGATAATAATTTCACTGCCCTTTTTACTGGTTAAACCTATAGCATGTTTTGTTTCAAATATTGTCGTCACTTCTCCATCTATAGGAGATACCACCAAACCATCTGCTAAATCAAAACAACAACCATCACCCATTATTTTTTGAGAAAATACTTGGTCAGGGGTTTCTGTTACCGGCTTAACAGATCCTTTAATTGGTGAAAAAATTTTTTCTTCCTTATCTTTCTTGAAAAAAAACATAATAACCCTCCTTGATATTTAAGGAGAGGGGAAAACCTCTCCTAGGATAACTAGATATTCAATTTTTGTTCTACAACATCTTTGATAATATTAACTTTTGGTCCATAAATTATTTGAATGTGTTTAGGATTAGGTTTTATAAAACCATTTGCTCCTGTTTTTTCTATTATCTTTTCATCAACTTTACCCATATCGACTACATCTACCCTTAGACGAGTAAAACAATTTTCTAAGGCTTGAATATTTTCTTTTCCACCTAAACCTTCTATGATTTGGATTGCTAAGGTATCTAATTCTTTATCGGTTACATTTCCTACGGCATCAGTATTTTCATCAGTTTCTTCCCTACCAGGGGTAGCAAAATTAAATCTTAAAATTGCCCATTTGAAAACATTATAATAAACTATTGCAAAAACTATCCCAACTATTACTGACATATACCACTTTGATTCAGGTTGCATTATTCCAAAGACAAGTAAATCTATTATACCCCCCTGGGTATTTCCAATCATTACTCCTAAAAGGTGCATCGACATAAAGGATATACCAGCCATAACTGCATGGAATAAATATAGCATAGGAGCTACAAATAGAAAGGCAAACTCAATTGGTTCTGTTATTCCTGTAGTAAAAGATGCCAATACTCCTGCTAATAATAATGGCTTAATCTTTCTCCTTTTATCAGGATGAGCTGTTGTGTACATAGCATAAGCAGCTGCCGGTAGCCCAAAGACCATCATAGGGATTTTCCCTTGAGCTAAGAAACGGGTCACCTCAGTTAATGGTAAGTTATCGGGGGTAGCACCGGTTTCTAAGTACCGGTTAAAAATCAATAATGCTCCTGTTACTGTTTCCCCAGCAAATTCTGCTACTCCACCGATCTCTGTGGTACGGGCTAAAGAGTTTAGTATATGATGTAAACCAAAGGGTAACAGTATCCTTTCTAGAAATCCAAACAAGAAAGTTCCAAAATACCCTAGTTGGGCGATAGAAGTACCAACCCCTGTTATTATATCACTAATTGGCTCCCAAATAAAGGGAACAATTTGTCCTAACACAGCGAAAACTACTGTGACGGCAATAGCAACAAATCTTGTGCCACCAAAAAAAGCAATGGCATCTGGTAATTTTACATTATAGTATTTATTATGAATCATAGCTGTAATTAAACCAACCAAGATTCCACCTAAAGCATCCATCCTAACTGTGTTCATACCTAAAACGTTGCCTACTGCATCTAATTCCAGGCTTGTGTTATCAAGAACATACATCATACTCCTGTTAAAAACTAAGAATCCAATTACACCGGCAAAAGCAGCTATTGGTTTTTCCTTTTTAGCCATCCCCAATGCCAATGAAATAGCAAATAGTAAAGGTATGTTACCAAAGAGGGTGCCAGATATTGCCCTAATCAGCTGTGTAACATACATCACTGAACTAGAGGCTAAAAAAGGTACAACTTGTTGAATCTGGGGATTAGCAGAAGCTGCTGCTAATCCTAGAAAGATACCTGTTGCTGCCAGTAAGGAAATCGGCAGCATGAAAGACCTTCCTAGTTGTTGAAAGAAATCTTTAAGATTTTGTTTCACTTTTTACTCCTCCCTTTTTTTTAGTTCAGGCCAATAGCCTTTATTAGCTTCAATAAGTTCATCTAAAATCTTCCTAGCTTTTTTAGCATCCACCACCGTTCTATTTAATGTTAATGCTTGTAATGCCTTTTCATAAGATTGTTCAAAATATGCATCAACGGTTAATTTTTCATAGGCTAACTGCTGTTCCATTAACCCCTTATAAAAGGTGCTAATCTTCCCTACACCAAAAGGCCTCGGTCCATTAGAACCTAAAGTGGCCGCTACTTCAACCATAGCATCATCTTGAATATTACTTATAAGCCCATTATTTTCTGTAATAATTATATAGATTCTATTTTTATTATGGGCGATAGATTCAGCCACTTCTACTATCATATCTCCATGGGCATCATTATGAACAACCGTTGCTCCTTCAGTTGTTCCCCTTTCCGCTACCAATTTACACTCAGCAAAGACCCTTTTTTCTCTTCCATCCATAACTTCATTAGCTCTTGTATAGTTAGGATCTAATTTTTTAACTTTATATTCTGGGTAATAATAATATTGCAAATAGGTATTAGGCAAATAATCAGGAAAATCTTCCAACATATCTTTTACGATACTATAAGTATCTAACCAAGACTGATCCCTTTGTTCCGCATCCACTGGCTTAAATCCTTGTTCTCTGATGATTTCCTTAATTCTAGGCACTAAATCATTACCACATTTATCATAAAGATGGGTAAACCACCCAAAATGATTTAGACCGAAATATACTGGTTCAAATTCATATGGATCCATATTTAAAAGTCTACCATATGAACGAAGGAGATTTACTGGTTGATCACAAATATTTAAAATTCTTTTATCATTTTTATAAACTCTGTTAATCCCTTCTGCAACTATTGCAGCCGGATTCGTATAGTTTAATATCCAAGCATTTGGGGAATACTTTCTTACATCTTCTATCATTTGCAGCATATCCCTTAAGGATCGCATCCCATAAGCAAAACCACCTGGTCCACACGTTTCTTGACCAATTACCCCGTATTTTAAGGGAATTTTTTCATCTAGCTCTCTCATAGTATATCCGCCAGTTCTCATCTGACAAAAAACGAAATCCATGTCTTTATATGCAACTTCTTTATCTGTGGTATATTGAAAATCAAGTTCAGGATATTTCTCTTTAAACAACACCTTAGCATATTCACCTATGACTTTTTGTCTTTCCCTATCTATATCAAATAATACTAACCGATTTAATGGAAACACATTTTTATTTTTAGTTAAGCTTTGTAATAAACCTGGAGTCCAAGTACTTCCTCCACCTACTATGACAACATTATATTTTTTCATTTATAGTACCTACCTTTCTGCTTTTAATGACAATCTAATATTACAACAATCAAATAAAAATTAAAATATTTTTCGATAATTCAGTAATTATCTACAACCTTTGTATTACGTTACTATTTATGTAATTTATTACATTTAAAATTAAAAGCCTTTCCTTAGGAAAGACTTTTAATATATCTATTTATATACATATCAAATATAATTTGAAATAATATTAACACCGGTGCCCTAGATTTATTATCAAACTCTACTTGTTCATCATCTTCTGCATAAACAAATAAATTAATATCTGCTAATTTTGCTAGACTATTCATTCCAATAGTAGTTATTGAAATAACAGTTGCACCTCTAGCCTTTGCAATCTGAGCCATTTTTAAGGGTTGACCTGTCTCTCCACTTAAAGACAGAATAAATATAGCATCATTTTCATCCATTTTTTCTCCATAAAGATATGCTATGTGGGTATTAGTATGGTTGATAGCAAGTATATTAATTTGGAGTAATTGATTAGTTAAATACTCACAAGTAATTTCTGATAATCCTTTACCGAAAAAATGGATTTTTTTTGTTCGAAAAATATTTAATACCTTTTCAATAACTTCCTCGTTTATTAACTCACAAGTTTTTTGTATATCATATATTTTTCTTTTAATAATTTGTGAATAATTTTCTTCTATCAGCTCTAAATTATATCCTTTTTTTGGCTTTTTTAAATTCTTTTTTAAATTATATTTTAGTTCATTAAACCCAGTAAATCCTAATTTCTTACAAAGTCTGATTACAGTTGCTGTTGAAACAAAGGTTTCTTTTGCTAGTTGATTAACGGTCATTTTCACTACTTTTTCTTGATGATTAGTAATATATGTTAAGACATCAAATTCTGATTTATTTAAAGTATTTAATACTTCATTACTTATACTTTTTATCAAACTAACCACCCCCTTGTTAATTTTATAGCCAACCTACTCCGCTGCCTTGAAATTATAGATAGGCTTAATTACTTTCATAATCTCCGCTGTTTCCCTTATATTCTCAATAATTTGCGATAAAGGTTTATAAACTATAGGTGCTTCATCTATAGTCTTTTTATTTACCGATGATGTATATATACCTTCCATACTCTTTTGATAATCCTTTAAAGTGACATTCTTCCTTGCTTCTGACCTACTCATTATCCTACCGGCACCATGGGGAGCAGAGTAATTCCAGTCTTCATTTCCTTTACCTAGGGCAATAATACTACCATCCCGCATGTTAATGGGAATTAAAAACCTCTCTCCCTTTTTAGCTGATACCGCCCCTTTTCGCAAAATCATCTTTTCTGTATCAATATAATTATGGATAGTTGAAAAAGAGTCAACTACTTCTAAATCTAAATCTTTAACAATTTCTTCCACAATAGCTTTTCTGTTAATATCGGCAAAATGTTGAACTATTTTCATATCATGAATGTATTGATTAAATAGATCCCCTTCTGCATAAGCTAAAGATTTAGGGACTTGGATACCCTTAGCCTTCAAATAGTTATACGCCCTGTTTTGATAATAAGTTGCTACTTCTGTACCTAAGTGACGACTTCCTGAATGGACAACTAGATAAAGGTTTCCATCATCATCTTGATTAACTTCAATAAAGTGGTTTCCTCCCCCTAATGTTCCTATACTCTTTCGAGCCCTATTTATATCTACTTCTTTTTTACAATAGAGCTTTTCTAACTCCACCTTATCCACAAAGGAATGTTCTTTTTTCCGGATATTGAATCCATTAGGAATTTTATCATAAATCATTCGATCTAATTTCTGTAAATTTATTTTTTTATTACCTATCCCGATGATCTCAATACCACAACCAATATCTACCCCCACTAAGTTAGGTACAACTTTATCTTTTATAGTCATTGTTGTACCAATGGTACAGCCAACACCCACATGGACATCGGGCATAATCCTTATTTTACTCCCTTTAATAAAAGGTTGGCAGCAAAGGGTATGAATTTGTTCTATTGCCTTTTCTTCAATTAAATCGGTAAATACTAAAGCTTGATTATAGGTTCCTTTAATGACCTTTACTCTCATTTTCCTTTCTCCTTTTAACTTTTCTTTAATTATATATTAACATTAGTTAATAATAAAAAAAATAAATAGTCGCATTTTTTACGACTATTTAATCTGATTTTAGCCTTCAAATTCCCAGCCTACTGATTTGATTCCAGTTTCTAAGCTGATTCTACTAGCTATTTTTTCTAGAGCTAAATGGTTTTTCCCTAAACTAGTCAATTTAGCAATAACCTCAACTAAATCATGGCTTAAGTCTTCACTACTTAAATTATTTAACATTAAATCTTCCTCTTGCATCATGTGTAATAATAATGCCCTGATATGAAATTCAGATTTTTCTGTGCAAACCACCCTTAACACATAATTGGTTTCAAAAGTAGTGGAAGGAGGAATTTCTCCCTCCACTTTTTTAATAAAGGTCCGTAAATAAATATTGGCTATTAACACAAAAATCGTACCTAAAAAGGCTTCTAATATAAATCCAGCACTAGTTAAAACCCCTATAGCCGCAGCACACCACAGTGTGGCAGCTGTGTTTAAACCCCTTACATTTAAACCATCTCTTATTATGACCCCTGCTCCCAAAAAACCTATCCCTGATACTACCTGGGCAGCCATCCGGGTAGGGCTTCCCTCCCCTTCTATCATCATAGATAGAGTTACAAATAAGAAAGCTCCTAAGGAGACTAAGACATTAGTTCTCATACCAGCCATTCGCTGTCTTTTTTGTCTTTCAAAGCCGATAATACCACCGAATATAAAAGCTAGAAATAATCTAACAACAAAATCTAATTGTTCGCTGACTATTAGTTGTGGCATTAATATCACCACCTTAATTTCGAAAATAAATTACATTAAGTGGGCTAAAAATTGATTTACTAAAACAAAGTAGATAAATAAACCTGTAATATCTTTAATTGTTGTGATAATAGGATCTGCCCCTGCCGCTTGATCGACATTCATTTTAAATAATAGGTATGGAATTAAGAAACCTAGTGTCGTTGCCAAGGTCATAGTTAAACCTAATGCTAATCCTACTACTAATCCTAATTGAGGTATTCCCTGCCAAACAGATGCAACTATACCTGTAAAAATACCTACTATAGCTCCCATACTTAAACCGATAAATATCTCTTTCAATAAATGTCTTCTAAATTTCTTAATATCTATATGACCTAAAACTAAAGCTCTGGCAAAAATAGTAGAGGACTGGGTTCCTGCATTACCTCCCATATCCATGATAACGGGAATAAAAATAGCTACAGCTGCAATGGCTTCAAGGGTTTCTTCAAAAACATCAATAACGAATCCTGCCAATAATCCACCTATGGCAGTCAAAATCAGAAATGGCAACCTCGTCATCCAAATTTGCCATACAGACCCATTAATTAAGCGGCTACTCCTATCTGATTCTTTTTTATTCAAACTCAGCAAACCTGCTTTATGGAAAATATCTTCTGTCGTTTCTTCTTGTAAAATATCCATTGCATCGTCAATTGTTATGATTCCTACTAAGCGGTCTTCCCTATCTACTACGGGAATTGTTAATAAATCTAGTTCTTGTATTTTTTTTGCTACATCTTCTTGGTCCACATCAGTCCTTACTTTAATTACCTTCTTATGCATTACCTCTTCTATTTTTTGCTCAGGTAAAGCTAAAACCAATTCCCTTAATGATAAAACCCCTTCTAATTTACGATTATCATCAGTTACATATAATGTATAAATTCCTTCTTTTAATCCTTCCCTTTCCCTTATATATTTTAATGCTTCCTCTACTGTCCAGTCCTTTTTTAGTCTGACATACTCGGTAGTCATAATTCTTCCTGCAGTCTTTGGTTCAAAACCCATTAAGAGGTTAGTTTTTTCTCTCTCTTCTGGGGTTAATAGACTTAACAGTTTTTTTGTTACTTTAGCAGGTAACTCATCAAATAATCTAACTCTGTCATCAGGTTCTAAATCGTTAATCAGTTCAATACTCTTTTCTTCTGTAAAGGATTTTAGTAGTTCTAGTTGTAAGTTACTATCTAACTGTTCAAAGACTAACAATGCTTTATCTTTAGACAACAATCTATAAATTATCACTTTTTCTTCTGGAGCCAATTCCCCTAATACATCAAGGATTTCTATTACTTCCCTTTCTTCCAAAAATTTCTTTAAAGCCTCAACATCCTTGTTTTTAAGATGAGTCCAAATAGTCTCTTTAATCTTTTCCATGACAGATCCCTCCTAATATTTTTTTCCCTAATCAGTTTATTTTTCCCCGAATCCCAATCATCATATTCCATTTAGACTCACCTCCCTATAAGTAAAAATAAAAAACGACTCCGAGGAGTCGTTAAAAACAATAATCACTAAAGACAATCCTTGTACAAAAAACTCAAGTTTTGTCCCAATACTCCTCGTCTTAGCTTTGGCACTAGAAGACGTAGATTTAATTTAAATTAAATCAGCTACCTTAAGCAGACCTTAATCCGATCATGCCTGTTCTACCCATTGGCGTCTCTCGACATTTTTGGGCAGTAGCCTGTGTTCTTCTAGGAGCCTCACCTAACAAGTCCTCTATTTGATTGTCCTTAAACATTGTATATTACCTTTGAATTTTTGTCAACAATAATTTTTACTAATTACATTATTTTTACTCGCCAATATTACTATAAACTTCTACCCCTTTAATAGTGAGGTATTTGTATAATACATAGCTTAAACAGAGATAAATAGCTACTAGTAATCCAGTAGTAACAAAGAGGGAAGATTTTAATTTAACTACTAAAAAAACATTACCTCCAATAATTACTGTACTTAAAATAATATGAAAAAGAGAGTTTAGATTTTGTTTAACTGCTTTTTGTTCATTGTCCCATACTAACTTTGGACTAAAGAGATCAAAAATCATACCAATCA
Above is a genomic segment from Anaerobranca gottschalkii DSM 13577 containing:
- a CDS encoding MgtC/SapB family protein, translating into MPQLIVSEQLDFVVRLFLAFIFGGIIGFERQKRQRMAGMRTNVLVSLGAFLFVTLSMMIEGEGSPTRMAAQVVSGIGFLGAGVIIRDGLNVRGLNTAATLWCAAAIGVLTSAGFILEAFLGTIFVLIANIYLRTFIKKVEGEIPPSTTFETNYVLRVVCTEKSEFHIRALLLHMMQEEDLMLNNLSSEDLSHDLVEVIAKLTSLGKNHLALEKIASRISLETGIKSVGWEFEG
- a CDS encoding MurR/RpiR family transcriptional regulator, translated to MIKSISNEVLNTLNKSEFDVLTYITNHQEKVVKMTVNQLAKETFVSTATVIRLCKKLGFTGFNELKYNLKKNLKKPKKGYNLELIEENYSQIIKRKIYDIQKTCELINEEVIEKVLNIFRTKKIHFFGKGLSEITCEYLTNQLLQINILAINHTNTHIAYLYGEKMDENDAIFILSLSGETGQPLKMAQIAKARGATVISITTIGMNSLAKLADINLFVYAEDDEQVEFDNKSRAPVLILFQIIFDMYINRYIKSLS
- a CDS encoding PTS transporter subunit EIIC, which translates into the protein MKQNLKDFFQQLGRSFMLPISLLAATGIFLGLAAASANPQIQQVVPFLASSSVMYVTQLIRAISGTLFGNIPLLFAISLALGMAKKEKPIAAFAGVIGFLVFNRSMMYVLDNTSLELDAVGNVLGMNTVRMDALGGILVGLITAMIHNKYYNVKLPDAIAFFGGTRFVAIAVTVVFAVLGQIVPFIWEPISDIITGVGTSIAQLGYFGTFLFGFLERILLPFGLHHILNSLARTTEIGGVAEFAGETVTGALLIFNRYLETGATPDNLPLTEVTRFLAQGKIPMMVFGLPAAAYAMYTTAHPDKRRKIKPLLLAGVLASFTTGITEPIEFAFLFVAPMLYLFHAVMAGISFMSMHLLGVMIGNTQGGIIDLLVFGIMQPESKWYMSVIVGIVFAIVYYNVFKWAILRFNFATPGREETDENTDAVGNVTDKELDTLAIQIIEGLGGKENIQALENCFTRLRVDVVDMGKVDEKIIEKTGANGFIKPNPKHIQIIYGPKVNIIKDVVEQKLNI
- a CDS encoding RtcB family protein — encoded protein: MRVKVIKGTYNQALVFTDLIEEKAIEQIHTLCCQPFIKGSKIRIMPDVHVGVGCTIGTTMTIKDKVVPNLVGVDIGCGIEIIGIGNKKINLQKLDRMIYDKIPNGFNIRKKEHSFVDKVELEKLYCKKEVDINRARKSIGTLGGGNHFIEVNQDDDGNLYLVVHSGSRHLGTEVATYYQNRAYNYLKAKGIQVPKSLAYAEGDLFNQYIHDMKIVQHFADINRKAIVEEIVKDLDLEVVDSFSTIHNYIDTEKMILRKGAVSAKKGERFLIPINMRDGSIIALGKGNEDWNYSAPHGAGRIMSRSEARKNVTLKDYQKSMEGIYTSSVNKKTIDEAPIVYKPLSQIIENIRETAEIMKVIKPIYNFKAAE
- a CDS encoding 6-phospho-alpha-glucosidase, producing the protein MKKYNVVIVGGGSTWTPGLLQSLTKNKNVFPLNRLVLFDIDRERQKVIGEYAKVLFKEKYPELDFQYTTDKEVAYKDMDFVFCQMRTGGYTMRELDEKIPLKYGVIGQETCGPGGFAYGMRSLRDMLQMIEDVRKYSPNAWILNYTNPAAIVAEGINRVYKNDKRILNICDQPVNLLRSYGRLLNMDPYEFEPVYFGLNHFGWFTHLYDKCGNDLVPRIKEIIREQGFKPVDAEQRDQSWLDTYSIVKDMLEDFPDYLPNTYLQYYYYPEYKVKKLDPNYTRANEVMDGREKRVFAECKLVAERGTTEGATVVHNDAHGDMIVEVAESIAHNKNRIYIIITENNGLISNIQDDAMVEVAATLGSNGPRPFGVGKISTFYKGLMEQQLAYEKLTVDAYFEQSYEKALQALTLNRTVVDAKKARKILDELIEANKGYWPELKKREE
- a CDS encoding PTS sugar transporter subunit IIA, producing the protein MFFFKKDKEEKIFSPIKGSVKPVTETPDQVFSQKIMGDGCCFDLADGLVVSPIDGEVTTIFETKHAIGLTSKKGSEIIIHIGMDTVSLGGEGFTALVKAGDKVKVGDPLIEVDIAKIKDKVPSMVTPLVVTNLGEKKIILEKEGPVERGEHILTIN
- the mgtE gene encoding magnesium transporter, producing MEKIKETIWTHLKNKDVEALKKFLEEREVIEILDVLGELAPEEKVIIYRLLSKDKALLVFEQLDSNLQLELLKSFTEEKSIELINDLEPDDRVRLFDELPAKVTKKLLSLLTPEEREKTNLLMGFEPKTAGRIMTTEYVRLKKDWTVEEALKYIREREGLKEGIYTLYVTDDNRKLEGVLSLRELVLALPEQKIEEVMHKKVIKVRTDVDQEDVAKKIQELDLLTIPVVDREDRLVGIITIDDAMDILQEETTEDIFHKAGLLSLNKKESDRSSRLINGSVWQIWMTRLPFLILTAIGGLLAGFVIDVFEETLEAIAAVAIFIPVIMDMGGNAGTQSSTIFARALVLGHIDIKKFRRHLLKEIFIGLSMGAIVGIFTGIVASVWQGIPQLGLVVGLALGLTMTLATTLGFLIPYLLFKMNVDQAAGADPIITTIKDITGLFIYFVLVNQFLAHLM